From the Psychrobacillus sp. FSL K6-4046 genome, one window contains:
- a CDS encoding YjiH family protein, which yields MKKFSLFTWLLFLLPSIAGVILFMIPLPIGGEIKIPIAWFASLLSGVLEPIVHWIALITLFLAAIGSLIFLFIPKNESFINNLFKVSIFWTITRVVGAIFSVLIIFQIGPEAIWSEDTGGLLLAPDGLVSFLFTIFLFAGLLLPLLLNFGLLEFFGTMMVKIMRPLFKLPGRSAVDALTSWVGDGTIGVLLTSRQYEEGYYTKKEAAIIGSTFSVVSITFCIVVLEQVGLEKYFAPYYLTVLLCGVVLAFIMPRIYPLAGKEDVHIDGRPLDLDAEKFPENYNAVTHGLENALNTANKNRSITKFFSDGIKNVIDMYIGVAPVVLAFGTIALMLAEYTPFFTILGKPFEPLLLLFGIPEAAEAAQTMVVGFADMFLPTILGASIDSELTRFFIATMSVTQLIYMSEVGGLLLGSKIPVNFKDLIVIFLLRTLISFPIIAAVAHILF from the coding sequence TTGAAAAAATTCAGCTTATTTACTTGGCTTCTCTTTCTTCTCCCTTCTATAGCTGGTGTCATCCTTTTCATGATCCCGTTACCAATCGGAGGAGAAATAAAGATTCCTATCGCATGGTTTGCAAGTCTATTATCTGGTGTACTTGAACCTATTGTTCATTGGATTGCTTTAATCACCTTATTCCTTGCGGCTATTGGTTCTCTAATATTTTTATTTATACCAAAGAACGAATCATTTATTAACAATCTTTTTAAGGTTTCTATATTTTGGACAATCACAAGAGTTGTCGGTGCAATTTTTTCTGTCTTAATCATTTTCCAAATTGGTCCAGAGGCTATTTGGAGCGAGGATACGGGAGGACTTTTGTTAGCTCCTGATGGGTTGGTTTCCTTCCTATTTACGATTTTCCTATTCGCGGGACTACTCCTTCCCCTTCTTTTAAATTTCGGATTACTGGAGTTTTTCGGCACGATGATGGTTAAAATCATGCGCCCTCTATTTAAGCTCCCAGGACGCTCAGCAGTTGATGCACTTACATCCTGGGTTGGAGATGGAACAATTGGGGTCTTGTTGACTAGTAGACAATATGAAGAGGGCTATTACACGAAAAAAGAAGCAGCTATTATTGGTTCTACTTTTTCCGTTGTATCTATTACCTTCTGTATCGTCGTATTGGAACAAGTCGGTTTAGAGAAATACTTTGCTCCCTATTACTTAACTGTTCTGCTATGTGGTGTTGTCCTGGCATTTATCATGCCTCGTATTTATCCTTTAGCTGGCAAAGAAGATGTGCATATTGATGGACGCCCATTAGACTTGGATGCAGAGAAATTCCCTGAGAATTATAATGCAGTTACACACGGTTTAGAAAACGCATTAAACACCGCTAATAAAAACCGGTCTATTACAAAGTTCTTCTCAGATGGAATTAAGAATGTTATCGATATGTATATTGGTGTTGCTCCAGTAGTATTAGCATTTGGAACTATTGCATTAATGCTTGCAGAGTATACTCCTTTCTTCACCATCTTAGGTAAACCATTTGAGCCATTGCTTCTATTATTCGGTATACCTGAAGCTGCTGAGGCTGCACAAACAATGGTAGTCGGCTTTGCCGATATGTTCCTGCCTACTATTTTAGGTGCATCAATTGACTCTGAGCTTACAAGATTCTTTATAGCAACTATGTCAGTTACTCAGTTGATCTACATGTCTGAGGTTGGCGGATTATTACTCGGCTCTAAAATACCGGTTAATTTCAAAGACTTAATCGTTATTTTCTTATTACGTACGCTGATTTCATTCCCAATCATAGCAGCAGTTGCACATATACTATTTTAA